The Nitrospirota bacterium region AAGAAAAAGGAGACAAAAGGTGAAGTCCTTGTGATGACAGCCGGGACATCTGACATGCCTGTATCAGAAGAGGCCCACACTGTACTTAAAGCACTCGGCAGTAAGGTAAATACCCTATATGACGTTGGGGTAGCAGGCATCCACCGTCTGCTTGATAATCAGGAGGCACTCAGGTCAGCACGTGTAATTATTGTTGTTGCCGGTATGGATGGGGCGCTGGCAAGCGTGGTAGGCGGACTTTCCCCCCAGCCGGTTATTGCAGTACCGACAAGCAGCGGCTATGGCGCAAGTTTTGGCGGATTAGCCGCACTCCTGACAATGCTGAATAGCTGTGCCGCCGGCGTAGCAGTAATGAATATAGATAACGGATTCGGTGCGGCATGTTTAGCACATAAGATAAACACGTTATAAAGATTGCCTATTACATGTGTTTCTGGATTCCATCCCGAAAGACAATAAAATGGCAATGAAAATCAGCGGGACAGGAATGTCCCGCCTATCCTCAATCTATGTGTGGATAGGCGGGGTTTTCTTACCCCGCCGTAGGGATTTGCGTATGAAAACAGCCTACTTTGACTGCTTCTCCGGTATAAGCGGAGATATGATATTGGGGGCGATGTTGGATGCCGGGGCCTCTTTGGATAAACTCAGAGAGGGGTTGGCATGTCTTAATCTCGATGGCTTTACTGTCTCCGCATCTACTGTGCTTAAAAAGGGGATAAAGGCCACAAAGGCAGATGTTATTATAGAATCTCCTGACCTACCTGACAGGCCGTTGAAAAACATCCGTCAAATAATCAATGACAGTACACTTGATGCTGATATAAAAAACAGGAGCCTCTACATCCTACAGAGGCTCGCTGAGGCAGAGGCGGTTGTTCATAACTGTGCTGTTGAAGATGTCCACTTTCATGAAGTAGGTCACATTGATACTATCGTTGATATTGTCGGCTCTGTTATATGTCTTCAGTTGTTGGGCATAGAAAAGGTTATTGCATCTCCAATAGACACAGGAGGCGGTCATGTGAAAATCGCCCACGGTACATTTTCTATTCCTGCCCCTGCTGTAGCTGAACTATTAAAAGGGGTACCAGTATATTCAAGTGGTGTACAACGGGAGCTTACTACTCCAACAGGGGCGGCAATAATTACAACAATAGCCTCCTCATTCGGCCCGCTCCCTCAAATGAAACTGCTATCAACCGGATATGGCGCAGGCGGATGGGACCTCAGTGAAAAGGCAAACATCCTCAGGGTATTTATTGGAGAAGATCAATATAGTAATGAAGAAGATGAGGTCTTAGTTATAGAAACAAACATTGATGACATGAATCCGCAGATATACGAATATGTAATTGAAAAACTTCTTCAGGCAGGCGCCCTTGATGTCTATTTAACTCAAACCATAATGAAAAAGAGCAGACCGGGACATTTACTTAGTATTATTGCCGGGCTTGATAAACTGGATATTATAAAACAAATAATCTTTCAGGAGACAACAACAATCGGCATAAGGATTAGCAAGACAGGCCGTTCAACTCTTAAAAGGGAAATAAAAGAAATAGAGCTTCCACAAGGCAGGGTACGGGTAAAGGTATCAGGCAGTTCTGAGAGTATAATAAACATCGTCCCTGAATATGAAGATTGCAAGCGCCTTGCCCATGAAACCGGCCTGCCGCTCAAGGATATAATTGAACTTGCAAAGAGATATGCTGAAGGGGGATGAAAATGAGTGGGACAAGAATGTCCCACCTATCCTTAATCTCAATGACCACGAAAATTCCCTCCCCTTCAAGGGGAGGGTTAGGGTGGGGATGGGGTTAAATCCCGAGGAAACCCTCGAACAAATGGAAGATGTTAAGATAATCCAGAAGAAAGACGGCTATCGTTTTAACACAGACTCAATCCTCCTCTCCAAACTTTCCTCCCCTAAAAAATATTCAAAAGTATTAGAGCTTGGTACCGGCTGTGGAGTTGTGTCTCTTCTCCTATATAGGAAGGCGCCGACTATCCATATTACGGCTGTGGAATTACAGAAGGATCTGGCTGAACTGGCAGAGCGTAATGTGGTCCTCAATAACCTGACATCCCATATTTCAATACTCCATAAAGATATAAAAGAACTCCCCAAATTATTTCCATCCGCACATTTTGATCACATTATAACCAATCCTCCTTACAGAACCCCATCATCCGGCCGCACCGGCGCTCACAAAGGAAAGGCCATATCAAATAAGGAGCTTACCATAAGCCTCAGAGAAATAATGAAGGTCAGCCGGTATCTGCTAAAGATGAAAGGTAGGTTCAGCATCATTTATCCTGTAGAGCGGTTGGCAGACCTCATTATCGAAATGCGTACACACAGGATAGAACCAAAAGAAATCCATCTAATAAACGCCGGCAATCCCGATAAAATACGCTTTGCATGGATTGAAGGGGCAAGGGAAGGAAAGCCCGGAATGAAATGCCGGATAATTGAATACGGCCGCAGGTAAAGTATTGAATGCAACAACTTCATCCGAAAATCAACCCCATCCCCACCCTACCCCTCCCCTTGAAGGGGAGGGAATCAACGTAGCCCCCTCTCCCTCAGGGAGAGCTGCAATTAAATTCCTACCAAATTCCTCCCCCCTCTTTTGCGGGGGGAGGCAGGAGGGGGGATCAGGGTGAGGGTGGGGTTTTCATTCCCCTTTGAGAGTCTCGGATCATGTGTATTCTTAAAAAGATTTAAAAATATTATTTTTTTGTTGACAAACAGGTGTGTTTTATCGTATAAATTATTTATCAGTAATTATTACTATTATCAAAAAGGAGGTGAAATGGTAAGATGGGTGTCCCGTCAAAGATTGATGTAACGCTAAATACTGTCGGACAACTATGTCCTATGCCCATAATATTGACTTCAAAGAAGATGAAAGAGATGCAGAGCGGTGATGTGCTTGAAGTCCTCTCGGATGATGCCGGTATTAAAAAGGATATGCCTGCATGGTGTTCCTCAACCAGGAATGAATATATCGGTCTTGTTGAAGAAGGGAATGTATTTAAGGTATACGTACGTAAGGCATGACTGAAAGGGGCTGAAAAATGCAACGACGGTCAAAACAAAGAGAGACTATACTTGAGGTACTTAGGGGAACAAAGACCCATCCATCTGCTGAATGGGTTTACAAAGAAGTTAAAAAGGTAATCCCTAACATCAGTCTGGGGACAGTATACAGAAATCTGAAGTTATTACACTCAAAGGGAGAGATAATTGAAATAGCATGCAGTGGTGAAGAAGGCAGGTTTGATGGTAATCCTGACCTTCACTATCACATAACATGTATTAAGTGCGGAAAAATCGGAGATGTAGAAGACTTCGTATTAAAAGAGATAGAGGGAATCGTTGCAGAAACTACAGGGTTTAAGATTCTTAATCACTGTGTGGGGTTTACCGGTATATGTCCGGAGTGTAAGGAGAACAGTAAGAAGTTAGAGGCAAGAAGCAAGATGTAAGATGTAACAATAACCATAAGGCATTCTTAGGGATGCCTGCTTATGGAGACTTATGGAGCAGTTTAAGTTTCTGTAAGCTTTTTTAGAAAGGGAGGTGCTGATATGTCACATGAGATAAAGAAGTTTGAGATGGGGAAGTTAGAAGGATTGTCTGAAAATCAGATCTCACAGCACAAGGATATTCTTTATGTAGGATATGTAAACAAGTTAAATGAGATCGAGGACAGGCTGGGAACAGCAGACAGGACCAAGGCCAATCAGATATACAGCGAATACCGCGCCCTCAAGGCAGATGAGACTTTTGCATTAAACGGTGTGGTACTGCATGAACTCTACTTTGATAATCTTGGCGGCAGCGGAGGCAATCCTACAGGTAAGATTGCAGATCTGATAAACCGTGACTTTGGTTCTGCAGAAAAGTGGATTGAGGATTTTAAGGCGTGCGGAATGGCTGTGAGAGGATGGGTAATGCTGGCCTACAGCTTCTATGACGGTAGACTCCACAATTACGGTGCAGATGCCCATCACAACAACTATCCTGCATTAGCATGGCCCCTGCTTGTCATGGATGTTTACGAACATGCCTACACCATTGACTACGGAGTAAAGAGACCGCCATATATTGAAACATTTATGAAGAATATCAATTGGGATGCAGCAAACAGGAGACTGGAAAGGATTTCAAAGATAGCGTAGGGAAACAAAGGAGGGGGACAGATTGAATATCTGTCCCCTACTTCATTCTGTTTTCTTACCGCTTCCTTCTTACATCTTACGTCTTACCTCTAACTTCTTGCTTCTAACTTCTAACATCTCATCTTCCCAAAGTACTTATCCCCGCTGCTAACTTCTCTGCAATCTCTATAAATATCTTACTCTGTGGAGAATCAGGCGCGTCAATCACTACTGGCTTGCCTGCATCTCCTCCAACCCTTGTCTTTAAGTCTAACGGAAGTTCTCCAAGAAATGGGACTTCCCACTTCTTTGATGCTGTCTCTCCGCCCCCATGACTGAATATCTCTGTCTTTTCGCCGCAATGGGGACAAGAGAAATAGCTCATATTCTCGATAATACCGAGAATCGGCACATTTAACTTCTTAAACATTGAGATACCTCTCACAACATCAAGCAGTGCAACGTCCTGCGGGGTAGTTACGATTACTGCCCCTGTGAGCGGCACTTTCTGTGCAAGGGTCAACTGGACATCCCCTGTGCCGGGAGGAAGGTCCATTAAAAGGTAATCAAGCTCTCCCCATGCAACATCAGTAATGAGCTGTTCAACCGCCTTCATAACCATAGGCCCCCGCCATATCAAAGGCGTATCTTCAGAGATCAGAAAACCAAGAGACATAAGCCGGATGCCGTATTTATCTATTGGTATAAGCTTTTGATCCTTTAACTGGGGCTGTTCCTTCACACCCATCATTATAGGAATACTCGGACCATATATGTCAGTATCAAGCAAGCCAACCCTTGCCCCTGTGGCAGCAAGCGCTGTGGCAAGCCCTACACAAACAGTAGATTTTCCTACACCTCCCTTACCACTGGCAATTGCAATAATATTTTTAACACCCGGAAGTACCTCTTCATTCCCTTCCATCCTGTGGGAAGCTACTTTAGAAGTAACCTCAACATTCACTTCACTTACACCGCTAATCCCTTTTACCGCATTCTCAGCAGATGCCTTTAACTGTTCCTTCAAAGGACAGGCTGGGGTAGTAAGCTCAAGAATAAAAGAAACCCTTCTCCCTTCTATATTCAGGTCTTTGATAAATCCAAGTGAAACCACATCCTGCTTTAAATCAGGGTCTATAACAACCCTTAGTGCACTCAGTACATCCTCTATAGATATTCCCATAAGTCCCCCCTCCTGTTAATGAATTTAATAAAGTTCATCCGAAAATCTCCATAGCTCACCCTCCCCCTAACCCCCTCCCGTCAAGGGAGGGGGAATAATCTCAGACTCCCTCTCCCCTGGCGGGAGAGGGTCCGGGTGAGGGGGCCTCATTTTCATCATCCTTTGTGAGCCGAAGGCTCATGTCGGTTTATCCCGATATCTTTCCGGCGAGGTTGAAAAACCCCGCCTATCCATGAATAAATTGAGGATAGGCGGGACATTCTTGTCCCGCTGATTTTATCTATGATTTAACTACAATATTGATATCAGCATCAATGATATTTGTCATAGCAAATCACAAAATAATATTATCAATCAGCCTTGTCTTTCCTGTTCTTGCTGCAAGGGCTATGACAGTGCCTTCACCGGCTTCCTGTTCTTCCTGAAGTGTTTCTGGGTCGGCAATAACAATGTACTCAGGAATTACTAAAGACTCGCCTGCAATCATCGCGTGCATTTCCTTTTTTAAAATGTCAGCAGACCTCTCCCCTCCCTCAAACATCTCTGCTGCTTTTCTCAGTGAACGGTAAAGTACGGCTGCGGCCTTCCTTTCGTCCTGATTCAGGTACTTATTCCTTGAGCTCATGGCAAGCCCGTCTTCCTCACGGACTGTCGGCAGAACTACCACATCCACGCCTGTATTCAGATCATCAGACATCCTTCTCAGAACTACTGTCTGCTGAAAATCCTTCTGCCCGAAAAATGCCTTATGCGGTCTTACAATATTGAATAGTTTCAATACTACAGTTGCAACACCCCTAAAGTGTATGGGTCTCGTCTCACCACACATAATATGGGAAATGCCTTCCACTTCAACAAAAGTCCTGAACCCATCCGGAAATATAGCAGAGGCAGAAGGGAGAAAGAGTGTATCTATCCCAACTGTTTCCAACTTTTTCTTGTCGCCCTCCACGTCTCTCGGATATTCCGTAAAATCCTCCTTTGGACCGAACTGAGTTGGATTCACAAATATGGAGACAATCACAATGTCAGTTTCCCTTTTCGCATATTCCATAAGGCTTAAATGACCTTCATGAAGTGCCCCCATTGTGGGAATAAGGCCGATGGTCACCCCTTCACGGCGAAGCTCTATTACATAGCTATTCATCTCACTAATGTCTTGTATAGTATTCATACGAGTTCCCTTCAGGCGG contains the following coding sequences:
- a CDS encoding pantoate--beta-alanine ligase — its product is MNTIQDISEMNSYVIELRREGVTIGLIPTMGALHEGHLSLMEYAKRETDIVIVSIFVNPTQFGPKEDFTEYPRDVEGDKKKLETVGIDTLFLPSASAIFPDGFRTFVEVEGISHIMCGETRPIHFRGVATVVLKLFNIVRPHKAFFGQKDFQQTVVLRRMSDDLNTGVDVVVLPTVREEDGLAMSSRNKYLNQDERKAAAVLYRSLRKAAEMFEGGERSADILKKEMHAMIAGESLVIPEYIVIADPETLQEEQEAGEGTVIALAARTGKTRLIDNIIL
- a CDS encoding superoxide dismutase, which translates into the protein MSHEIKKFEMGKLEGLSENQISQHKDILYVGYVNKLNEIEDRLGTADRTKANQIYSEYRALKADETFALNGVVLHELYFDNLGGSGGNPTGKIADLINRDFGSAEKWIEDFKACGMAVRGWVMLAYSFYDGRLHNYGADAHHNNYPALAWPLLVMDVYEHAYTIDYGVKRPPYIETFMKNINWDAANRRLERISKIA
- the apbC gene encoding iron-sulfur cluster carrier protein ApbC, whose amino-acid sequence is MGISIEDVLSALRVVIDPDLKQDVVSLGFIKDLNIEGRRVSFILELTTPACPLKEQLKASAENAVKGISGVSEVNVEVTSKVASHRMEGNEEVLPGVKNIIAIASGKGGVGKSTVCVGLATALAATGARVGLLDTDIYGPSIPIMMGVKEQPQLKDQKLIPIDKYGIRLMSLGFLISEDTPLIWRGPMVMKAVEQLITDVAWGELDYLLMDLPPGTGDVQLTLAQKVPLTGAVIVTTPQDVALLDVVRGISMFKKLNVPILGIIENMSYFSCPHCGEKTEIFSHGGGETASKKWEVPFLGELPLDLKTRVGGDAGKPVVIDAPDSPQSKIFIEIAEKLAAGISTLGR
- a CDS encoding sulfurtransferase TusA family protein, whose protein sequence is MGVPSKIDVTLNTVGQLCPMPIILTSKKMKEMQSGDVLEVLSDDAGIKKDMPAWCSSTRNEYIGLVEEGNVFKVYVRKA
- a CDS encoding methyltransferase; protein product: MQRDMLKGDENEWDKNVPPILNLNDHENSLPFKGRVRVGMGLNPEETLEQMEDVKIIQKKDGYRFNTDSILLSKLSSPKKYSKVLELGTGCGVVSLLLYRKAPTIHITAVELQKDLAELAERNVVLNNLTSHISILHKDIKELPKLFPSAHFDHIITNPPYRTPSSGRTGAHKGKAISNKELTISLREIMKVSRYLLKMKGRFSIIYPVERLADLIIEMRTHRIEPKEIHLINAGNPDKIRFAWIEGAREGKPGMKCRIIEYGRR
- the larB gene encoding nickel pincer cofactor biosynthesis protein LarB, whose protein sequence is MKPDQIKNILKAVRDNKLDVEKAMDRLKHLPYENLDFARIDHHRHLRQGMPEVIYCEGKTVEQVVKITERILDKNGDIIATRAEVQIYEALKAIDKRALYNSSGRVVTILHRKKKETKGEVLVMTAGTSDMPVSEEAHTVLKALGSKVNTLYDVGVAGIHRLLDNQEALRSARVIIVVAGMDGALASVVGGLSPQPVIAVPTSSGYGASFGGLAALLTMLNSCAAGVAVMNIDNGFGAACLAHKINTL
- a CDS encoding transcriptional repressor gives rise to the protein MQRRSKQRETILEVLRGTKTHPSAEWVYKEVKKVIPNISLGTVYRNLKLLHSKGEIIEIACSGEEGRFDGNPDLHYHITCIKCGKIGDVEDFVLKEIEGIVAETTGFKILNHCVGFTGICPECKENSKKLEARSKM
- the larC gene encoding nickel pincer cofactor biosynthesis protein LarC, translated to MKTAYFDCFSGISGDMILGAMLDAGASLDKLREGLACLNLDGFTVSASTVLKKGIKATKADVIIESPDLPDRPLKNIRQIINDSTLDADIKNRSLYILQRLAEAEAVVHNCAVEDVHFHEVGHIDTIVDIVGSVICLQLLGIEKVIASPIDTGGGHVKIAHGTFSIPAPAVAELLKGVPVYSSGVQRELTTPTGAAIITTIASSFGPLPQMKLLSTGYGAGGWDLSEKANILRVFIGEDQYSNEEDEVLVIETNIDDMNPQIYEYVIEKLLQAGALDVYLTQTIMKKSRPGHLLSIIAGLDKLDIIKQIIFQETTTIGIRISKTGRSTLKREIKEIELPQGRVRVKVSGSSESIINIVPEYEDCKRLAHETGLPLKDIIELAKRYAEGG